The nucleotide sequence TAAAACCATAAAAAACACAACCAAAAAGTTAATTAACTCTAATAATAGATTGTACTTCCTAGTATATAAAATTAAAGGATAATAAAAAAAGAAAAAAATTTAAACACAAAAATTATGAGTCAGCCTCTTTTTTATTAGTTAGGTTAAAAATTAGATTCAAAGGGAGAAAAAAATTATGAATAATAAAAAGATTTTATTATCCATCTTTTTAGTTGTTTTAATTGCATTTTCTGTTAGTTCAGTTTCTGCAGAAAACGCTACTGATGATATTGTAGCAACTGATGATGCGGAAGTTGTGGCAACAGAAGATGTTGAATTGTTGGCTGCTGATCCAATCTCACCAAGCGCCAACACTTCAGAGGCTATTCAAACTGCAGTTGATACAGCTGAAGATGGAGGAACTGTTGATTTAAGTGTTTTTGATACTTATGATATAGTAAATAATACAATAAAAGTGGAAAAGGATAATCTCGTAATAAAAGGTAATGGCGCAACTAAAATTTATGGTCATGGTGCAAATAACGGATTTTTCGATGTAGCCGCTAAAGGAGTAACCATTCAGGGAATAACTTTCATTGACACCAACCCTAAAAATGATTTGACCTATGGTGGTTCCGTAAATGGTTGGGGTGTTCGCTTTGCAGGTTCTGTCGCTGAAGGCGGAATCGTGGACAACTGTGTTTTCCAGGATTTCAACCAAGCGGTTGTAGTTTCCTCATGTAATTACATCACTGTCAAAGACAGTAAATTCTATGGTGGATATGCAACAAAACTTATAAACGACCCTACTGTCAACAAAGAACAAGGTTCTAAAGTAATCAGTGTAATGGGTTCCAAGTTCATCACTGTATTAAACAATACCTTTGATGGCATAGTATTGGATGCTATTTCAATTGCAGGTGGAAGTGGAGATGCAAAAATCATAAACAACACTTTCAAAGATAACGTTTATTCAATCTTCTTTGGAGGAGCATCTACTGATGGAACTTTCATCACAGGCAATACCTTCACAGATTGTGGTTCATTTGATGATGGAACTCACGATTGGGATGGATTCCCAGTAATAAGTATCCAAAAAGCTTCCAGTGGAGTTTTCATTAGCAACAACACCTTCAATGTGATTGACAATAACTGGTTAATTGCTGCTGAACAAGGAAACACCGCTCACGGTTAT is from Methanobrevibacter thaueri and encodes:
- a CDS encoding right-handed parallel beta-helix repeat-containing protein; amino-acid sequence: MNNKKILLSIFLVVLIAFSVSSVSAENATDDIVATDDAEVVATEDVELLAADPISPSANTSEAIQTAVDTAEDGGTVDLSVFDTYDIVNNTIKVEKDNLVIKGNGATKIYGHGANNGFFDVAAKGVTIQGITFIDTNPKNDLTYGGSVNGWGVRFAGSVAEGGIVDNCVFQDFNQAVVVSSCNYITVKDSKFYGGYATKLINDPTVNKEQGSKVISVMGSKFITVLNNTFDGIVLDAISIAGGSGDAKIINNTFKDNVYSIFFGGASTDGTFITGNTFTDCGSFDDGTHDWDGFPVISIQKASSGVFISNNTFNVIDNNWLIAAEQGNTAHGYPSTLGNINVTDNIVRKSNDAVETSGVTLLHILCRSGMLNPYAEIHISGNDVVDGVRTLVVWCNDWGSEDASPSDVVIPKADLVQTQIAITSVDGTKITGVLKDISGNPIDGAALSYSINNGTAVNITTDENGVFIITGESGKLVAINFAATDKFAASANSLTLTPTEVTKTVTKTVSKKAVTLKAPKAKFKVKKVKKVKITLKSGGKAIAGKKVTINVNGKAFSAKTNKKGVATIKVKLTKKGTYSYVASFAGDSAYNSGLKAGKIVVK